Genomic window (Streptomyces sp. SLBN-31):
CCGCGCAGCACGCCGTATTTCTGCGTGGGAACGGAGGAGACGGTGAGGTCGACGGCGGCGTGCTCGGGAATGGCGGCCGCGTTCTCGGCGGGCACGTACACCGTGGCGTACAGCGGGTCCGAGGCGTGGGCGACCTTCTCGACCGCGGCGACGTTCGCCCCGGTCTGGATGATCTGGCCGATGGTGGCGGCGAGTCCGGTGACACGGCCCGCGGCGACCGTACGGACGACCGAATCGCCGTGGGCGGTACGGACCTTCAGGACGGGGGCGTCGGCCGGCAGCCGCTCGCCCTGTTCGGCGAGGACCGCGGTGACCTGGCCGGCGACCGGGCTCTGCAGGATGTAACTGCCCTCGCCGTGGGTGAGGATGGCGGGCGCGCTGACCGTGGAGGCGACCGAACCCGTCACCGCCCACACCGAGGCGGCGGCCACCGCGACGAGGGTCACGGACAGGACCAGCCAGCCCTGGGGGCGGGCGAAGCGCACCGGAAGGTCGAGCTCCTCCGGCGACTGCAGCTTGGCGAGGGCCTGTTGGCGGAACTGCACGGAAATTCCCTCACCTGAAAACGAGGAAGGACCGGCTCGCGCGAGCCGGCTGGTTCACGACATCGGGAAGCCCCGGAGCCGGGAAGAGGCTCCGGGACTCAACGATCACAAAGGGTGCGATCAGAGACCGGCGACCAGGTTGGTGACCGGGGCGGTGTTCAGACCGGTGACACCCTCGACGGTGCCGACAGCCGTGTCGACCAGGCCGGAAACCGGGGCGACGCCGTCCACCAGGCCGGTGACGGTGCCGAGGGCGTTCACGGCCAGGCCGCCGGAGACGTTGTCGAGCTCGGCGTCGGAGATCTCGACGGTCTCAACCTGGGGGGTGGAGTTCATGATGGAACTTCCCTTCATATGGATATTCACATAGGGGGAGCGGCCCCCTCTGGGGGACAGAGCGGCACCGCGACCGCAGGTACCCGGGCTCCGTCTCCGAAGCCCTGCGGCCCCCGCGGTGCGATGGATCAAAGCACGCCGCCGGTCCGCCCTTCCAATCAACCACCCGTCTCACCAGGCAACTTGCGCCGCTGCGGTACCGATGCGTGCAGGACTCTGCACGCGCCGGTGGCAGCTTCTTCACATGCGTCACGGCATCGGCTCGTCCGAGCGCTTGCTGATCGTCGCGCGAATCCGACACTCCTGCCGCAATGGCGTGGGCGTGGCCGGCCGCGTGTGCAGAACTCCCGCACCCCGTGACTTCGTTGAGTATTCAATGTGCAGATTCTCGGTAGCCGGGATTGGGCCCGGCGTTCATGACGGACCGTCGCCGACCGGCTGCGAAACGTGTCGGTCCGGACGCGTGCACGCGACCGTGTCAGCCCAGTAGCGCGTAGACCGTGCTCGCGGTCGCCGCGACTTCCCCCGACCGCTCCTCGGTCATCGTGATGTTCGCGAACGCCATGCGGCGGCCCAGCTTCGTGACCACCGCCTCGATCAGGACATCCGATCCCGTCACCGCGCGCTGGAACGACGTCGACTGCTGAACCGTCGTCATGGGCCCGTACGCCCCGCGCGCCGCCGACACCGCGATCACGGTCGCCGTGTCCGCGGCGGCCATCAGCGCCTGCCCCGACAGCCCGCCGCCCTCCCGTGCCAGCCGGTCCGACCAGGGAAGACGCAGTGTGGCGCGGTCCTCGCCCACCGCCTCCACGGCGAGGCCCAGTCCGAGAATCCAGGGGGCGAAGCAGGCGTCAAGGATCTTGTCGGCTTCGGCGGTCGTCATCGTCATATGGGCGATTGTTCCCCGCGCCGCCGCGCCGGACGCGGTGCATGGCCGATTCCGCATCGGGCCAAGCGAGTTGGCAAACGGAATTGAACGCACCGTGCGGCCCCTGCGTACCAACAGCCATCCAGGCGCCCAGAACGACAACAGCTGCCGAACGGCGGCACAGACTCCGGTCCCCCAGGAGGTCGAGAAGTTTGAGTCACAAGCGAATTCCGAAGCGCAAGGCCGCTATCGCGGCGGGCAGCGTCGTGGCGCTCGGCGCGGCCGCAATCCTGCTGCCGAACGCCAACGCCTCCCAGGACGGCTCGTCGGCCGGCACCGCCCCCAAGACCCTGAAGGCAACGGACGCCTCGGATCTCGCCGCGCAGCTTCAGAACGTGCTCGGCCAGGCCTTCGCCGGTTCCTACTACGACTCGGCCGCACAGCAGCTCGTGGTGAACGTCGTGTCCGGCGAGGACAACAAGGTGGTCGTCGAGGCGAAGAAGGCGGGTGCGAAGGTCCGCGAGGTCAAGAACAGCCTCGCGGCGCTGAAGTCGGGTGCCCAGACCCTCAAGGCCAAGGCGGCCATACCGGGCACGGCGTGGGCCATGGACCCGAAGACCAACAAGCTCGCCGTCACCGCCGACTCCACCGTCGGCGCCGCCGAGTGGAACAGACTGACGTCGACGGTGAAGAGCCTCGGCGCCGACATGGCGACGGTGAAGAGGTCCTCCGGCACCTTCAAGCCCCTCGTGTCGGGCGGCGACGCCATCTTCGCCCAGGCGCAGGGCGGCACGGTCCGCTGCTCCCTCGGCTTCAACGTCAAGGCCAGTGACGGCAGTCCGGCATTCCTGACCGCCGGTCACTGCGGTGTGGCCGCCAAGCAGTGGTCCGACTCCGAGACCGGACAGCCCATCGCCACGGTCGACCAGGCCACCTTCCCCGGCGCCGGTGACTTCTCCCTGGTCAAGTACGACGACCCGAACACCCAGGCG
Coding sequences:
- a CDS encoding HlyD family efflux transporter periplasmic adaptor subunit; the encoded protein is MQFRQQALAKLQSPEELDLPVRFARPQGWLVLSVTLVAVAAASVWAVTGSVASTVSAPAILTHGEGSYILQSPVAGQVTAVLAEQGERLPADAPVLKVRTAHGDSVVRTVAAGRVTGLAATIGQIIQTGANVAAVEKVAHASDPLYATVYVPAENAAAIPEHAAVDLTVSSVPTQKYGVLRGHVKSVDRSAESAQQIAAFLGDSQLGEQFTKKGRPVAVTVRLDRSSATKSGYKWSSKGGPPFDLTSMTTASGSIRLADQRPVDWLLP
- a CDS encoding PaaI family thioesterase, with product MTMTTAEADKILDACFAPWILGLGLAVEAVGEDRATLRLPWSDRLAREGGGLSGQALMAAADTATVIAVSAARGAYGPMTTVQQSTSFQRAVTGSDVLIEAVVTKLGRRMAFANITMTEERSGEVAATASTVYALLG
- a CDS encoding S1 family peptidase, with translation MSHKRIPKRKAAIAAGSVVALGAAAILLPNANASQDGSSAGTAPKTLKATDASDLAAQLQNVLGQAFAGSYYDSAAQQLVVNVVSGEDNKVVVEAKKAGAKVREVKNSLAALKSGAQTLKAKAAIPGTAWAMDPKTNKLAVTADSTVGAAEWNRLTSTVKSLGADMATVKRSSGTFKPLVSGGDAIFAQAQGGTVRCSLGFNVKASDGSPAFLTAGHCGVAAKQWSDSETGQPIATVDQATFPGAGDFSLVKYDDPNTQAASEVNVGNGQTVQITGAADATVGETVFRMGSTTGLHNGQVTGLDATVNFQSETDPNGVDTVTGLIQTNVCAEAGDSGGSLFTQDGSAIGMTSGGSGDCTAGGETFFQPVTTALQATGATLGDGGAGAGAGAGDQGGSADPSASAGDGTGAGDQAGGGDAVGGGADPSASATDGTGDQSGAGAGDQSGVGAGDQSGVGDQSGAGTGDQSGTGAQDDGSASLTQTH